One stretch of Pigmentiphaga aceris DNA includes these proteins:
- the acs gene encoding acetate--CoA ligase, with protein sequence MSTIDSVLTENRVFPPADAFVGQANISGRAAYDAMCAEATNDPENFWARLARENLSWATPFTRTLDESQAPFYKWFDDGTLNVSWNCLDRHLENGNADKTAIIFERDDGTSERVTYRALHARVAQFANGIAALGYKKGDRAIIYLPMSIEAVVAMQACARLGVIHSVVFGGFSAKSLQERIADVGATLVITADEQVRGGKTIPLKPAVDEAFSMGGCDAVTNVIVYRRTGGNVAWNEGRDRWMHDVTAGQPETAPAVPVEAEHPLFILYTSGSTGKPKGVQHASAGFLLWAQLTVKWTFDLKPDDVFWCTADVGWITGHTYIAYGPLAAGATQVIFEGVPTYPNAGRFWDMIARHKVSIFYTAPTAIRSLIKAADNQPDHHPDKYDLSSLRLIGSVGEPINPEAWMWYYKNVGGERCPIVDTWWQTETGGHMITPLPGVTPLKPGSCTLPLPGIAAAIVDETGGDVELGKGGFLVVKRPWPAMIRTIWGDPERFKKSYYPEELGGTYYLAGDGANRDTDGYFWIMGRIDDVLNVSGHRLGTMEVESALVAHPLVAEAAVVGRPDDLTGEAVVAFVVLKQERPDGEEAKAIAKTLREWVGREIGPIAKPKEIRFGDNLPKTRSGKIMRRLLRVVAKGETVTQDVSTLENPAILDQLGKAL encoded by the coding sequence ATGTCTACCATCGACTCAGTGTTGACGGAAAACCGCGTATTCCCCCCTGCCGACGCATTTGTCGGGCAAGCCAATATCTCCGGCCGCGCTGCCTACGACGCCATGTGCGCCGAGGCGACGAACGATCCGGAAAACTTCTGGGCGCGACTGGCGCGCGAAAACCTGAGCTGGGCGACGCCTTTCACTCGCACGCTCGACGAAAGCCAGGCTCCGTTCTACAAGTGGTTTGACGATGGCACGCTGAATGTGTCCTGGAATTGCCTGGACCGCCATCTGGAAAACGGCAACGCCGACAAGACCGCGATCATCTTCGAGCGCGATGACGGCACGTCTGAACGCGTCACCTATCGTGCGCTGCACGCCCGTGTCGCCCAGTTCGCCAACGGCATCGCCGCGCTTGGCTACAAGAAGGGTGACCGCGCGATCATCTATCTGCCGATGTCGATCGAGGCAGTCGTTGCCATGCAGGCCTGCGCCCGCCTGGGCGTGATCCACTCGGTGGTGTTCGGCGGTTTCTCGGCCAAGAGCCTGCAGGAACGCATTGCCGACGTGGGGGCCACGCTGGTCATCACCGCCGACGAACAGGTTCGTGGTGGCAAGACCATTCCGCTCAAGCCCGCTGTGGACGAAGCCTTCTCAATGGGCGGCTGCGACGCTGTCACCAATGTCATCGTGTATCGCCGCACGGGCGGCAATGTCGCGTGGAACGAAGGCCGCGACCGCTGGATGCACGACGTGACCGCTGGCCAGCCAGAAACCGCGCCCGCCGTGCCGGTCGAAGCCGAACACCCGCTGTTCATCCTGTACACCTCGGGTTCCACCGGCAAACCCAAGGGCGTACAGCATGCGTCGGCCGGTTTCCTGCTGTGGGCACAACTGACGGTGAAGTGGACCTTCGACCTGAAGCCCGACGATGTGTTCTGGTGCACGGCCGACGTGGGCTGGATCACCGGCCACACCTATATCGCCTATGGCCCGCTGGCAGCAGGTGCCACGCAGGTCATCTTCGAAGGCGTGCCGACCTACCCGAACGCTGGCCGTTTCTGGGACATGATCGCGCGCCACAAGGTGTCGATCTTCTACACCGCGCCCACGGCGATCCGCTCGCTGATCAAGGCAGCCGACAACCAGCCCGACCATCATCCCGACAAATACGATCTCAGCTCGCTGCGCCTGATCGGCTCGGTGGGGGAACCGATCAATCCCGAAGCCTGGATGTGGTACTACAAAAACGTCGGCGGCGAGCGTTGCCCGATCGTCGATACCTGGTGGCAGACCGAAACCGGTGGCCACATGATTACCCCGCTGCCGGGCGTCACGCCGCTCAAGCCGGGCTCGTGCACCTTGCCGTTGCCAGGCATTGCCGCTGCCATCGTTGATGAAACTGGCGGTGATGTGGAACTGGGCAAGGGCGGCTTCCTGGTGGTCAAGCGCCCGTGGCCGGCCATGATCCGCACCATCTGGGGTGATCCGGAGCGCTTTAAGAAAAGCTATTACCCGGAAGAACTGGGCGGCACCTACTACCTGGCAGGTGACGGTGCGAACCGCGATACCGATGGCTATTTCTGGATCATGGGCCGCATCGACGACGTGCTGAACGTGTCGGGCCACCGTCTGGGCACCATGGAAGTGGAATCTGCGCTGGTGGCACACCCGCTGGTGGCTGAAGCCGCTGTGGTGGGGCGTCCCGACGACTTGACTGGCGAAGCCGTGGTGGCTTTTGTGGTGCTGAAGCAAGAGCGTCCGGATGGCGAAGAAGCCAAGGCCATCGCCAAGACCCTGCGTGAATGGGTCGGCCGCGAAATCGGCCCGATCGCCAAACCCAAGGAAATCCGCTTCGGCGACAACCTGCCGAAGACCCGCTCGGGCAAGATCATGCGGCGTCTGCTGCGTGTGGTGGCCAAGGGTGAAACCGTGACGCAGGATGTCTCGACGCTGGAGAACCCGGCGATTCTTGATCAGCTGGGCAAGGCGCTTTGA
- a CDS encoding YqhA family protein, which translates to MSKPSAPLDLTRPMRPLPRLIFMSRWLQLPLYLGLILAQCVYVFHFWVELVHLIEAAFGNTEAVALIAQTVLPTGPGQVAMAVPTKLSETTIMLVVLGLIDVVMISNLLIMVIVGGYETFVSRMHLEQHPDQPEWLSHVNASVLKVKLATAIIGISSIHLLKTFINAAHYDVKTLVAQTGIHTVFLISAMAIAMCDRLLAVEKH; encoded by the coding sequence ATGTCGAAACCGTCGGCCCCGCTCGACCTGACGCGACCCATGCGTCCCCTGCCCCGCCTGATCTTCATGAGCCGCTGGCTGCAGCTTCCGCTGTACCTTGGCCTGATCCTGGCTCAGTGCGTTTACGTCTTCCACTTCTGGGTGGAACTGGTCCACCTGATCGAAGCCGCCTTCGGCAACACGGAAGCCGTGGCGCTGATCGCGCAGACCGTGCTGCCCACCGGGCCGGGACAGGTCGCGATGGCCGTACCGACCAAACTGTCGGAAACCACCATCATGCTGGTGGTGCTGGGCCTGATCGACGTGGTGATGATCTCGAACCTGCTGATCATGGTGATCGTGGGCGGCTACGAAACCTTCGTGTCGCGCATGCATCTTGAACAGCACCCGGACCAGCCGGAATGGCTGTCGCATGTGAATGCGTCGGTGCTAAAGGTGAAGCTGGCCACGGCCATCATCGGGATTTCGTCGATCCACCTGCTGAAGACTTTCATCAACGCGGCGCATTACGACGTGAAGACACTGGTCGCGCAGACCGGCATTCACACCGTGTTCCTGATTTCGGCAATGGCAATTGCGATGTGCGATCGCTTGCTGGCGGTGGAAAAGCACTGA
- a CDS encoding fumarate hydratase: MTTVIKEEDLIQSIADAVQFISYYHPLDYIRHLARAYEREESPAAKDAIAQILTNSRMCAEGKRPICQDTGIVNVFLKVGMNVRFDSCKSLQDICDEGVRRGYLNPDNKLRASVLADPHFERKNTRDNTPCVVSVELVPGDVVDVQVAAKGGGSENKTKFVMLNPSDSLVDWVLKTVPTMGAGWCPPGMLGIGIGGTAEKAMLMAKQSLMEDIDMYELLQRGPQNKLEELRIELYEKVNALGIGAQGLGGLTTVLDIKINMFPTHAASKPVAMIPNCAATRHAHFTLDGSGAARLDPPSLSEWPDVKWAPDYNKSKRVDLDTLTKEEVASWQPGQTLLLSGKMLTGRDAAHKRIQEMLARGEKLPVDFTNRVIYYVGPVDPVRDEAVGPAGPTTATRMDKFTDMMLAQTGLISMVGKAERGPVAIEAIRNHKSAYLMAVGGAAYLVSKAIRQAKVVGFEDLGMEAIYEFEVLDMPVTVAVDSTGTSVHNTAPKIWQAKIGKIPVIA; encoded by the coding sequence ATGACCACCGTAATCAAGGAAGAAGACCTTATCCAGTCGATCGCTGATGCTGTGCAGTTCATCAGCTATTACCATCCGCTGGACTACATTCGCCACCTGGCGCGCGCTTACGAGCGTGAAGAAAGCCCCGCCGCCAAGGACGCCATCGCGCAGATCCTGACCAACTCGCGCATGTGCGCCGAGGGCAAGCGTCCGATCTGCCAGGACACGGGCATCGTCAATGTGTTCCTGAAAGTGGGCATGAATGTCCGCTTCGATTCCTGTAAGAGCTTGCAGGATATTTGCGACGAAGGCGTTCGTCGCGGCTACCTGAATCCGGACAACAAGCTGCGCGCGTCCGTCTTGGCCGATCCGCACTTCGAGCGCAAGAACACCCGTGACAACACGCCCTGTGTGGTCAGCGTCGAGCTGGTGCCCGGCGATGTGGTGGATGTGCAGGTCGCGGCCAAGGGCGGCGGCTCGGAAAACAAGACCAAGTTCGTGATGCTGAACCCGAGCGACTCGCTGGTCGACTGGGTGCTGAAGACCGTCCCGACCATGGGTGCCGGCTGGTGCCCGCCGGGCATGCTGGGCATCGGTATTGGCGGTACCGCAGAAAAGGCCATGCTGATGGCCAAGCAGTCGTTGATGGAAGACATCGACATGTACGAGCTGCTGCAACGCGGTCCGCAGAACAAGCTGGAAGAGCTGCGCATCGAGCTGTACGAGAAGGTCAATGCGCTGGGTATCGGCGCGCAGGGCCTGGGCGGTCTGACCACCGTGCTGGACATCAAGATCAATATGTTCCCGACGCACGCGGCGTCCAAGCCGGTTGCGATGATCCCGAATTGCGCCGCTACGCGCCACGCGCACTTCACGCTTGACGGCTCGGGCGCTGCCCGCCTGGACCCGCCGTCGCTGTCTGAATGGCCGGATGTGAAGTGGGCACCGGACTACAACAAGTCCAAGCGCGTTGACCTGGACACGCTGACCAAGGAAGAAGTGGCGTCTTGGCAGCCGGGCCAGACCTTGCTGCTGTCGGGCAAGATGCTGACCGGCCGCGATGCTGCGCACAAGCGTATCCAGGAAATGCTGGCACGCGGCGAGAAGCTGCCGGTGGACTTCACCAACCGCGTGATCTACTACGTGGGTCCGGTCGATCCGGTGCGTGACGAGGCCGTGGGCCCGGCAGGCCCGACCACGGCTACCCGCATGGACAAGTTCACCGACATGATGCTGGCCCAGACCGGCCTGATCTCGATGGTGGGCAAGGCTGAACGTGGTCCGGTTGCGATCGAGGCAATCCGCAATCACAAGTCGGCTTACCTGATGGCGGTGGGCGGCGCGGCTTATCTGGTGTCGAAGGCGATTCGTCAGGCCAAGGTCGTTGGCTTCGAAGACCTGGGCATGGAAGCGATCTACGAGTTCGAGGTCCTGGACATGCCGGTGACCGTGGCAGTGGATTCGACCGGTACGTCGGTGCACAACACCGCGCCGAAGATCTGGCAGGCAAAGATCGGCAAGATTCCGGTCATTGCCTGA
- a CDS encoding TerC family protein produces the protein MDYLISLAQQPAAWVALVTLIAMEVVLGIDNLVFISILTNKLPAHQQKRARMLGIGMALFLRLALLGTVAFIVQLTQPVFEIFGKGLSWRDMILIAGGLFLVWKATKEIHHHVDPPQEGDMFEGKKAVVPSFAAAIAQILVLDLVFSIDSIITAVGMTEHVPIMFIAVIFAVVVMLVAANPLSAFIERNPTVVMLALSFLVMIGMTLIAEGFGAHVPKGYVYAAMAFSGLVELLNLFARRASSKKKPPVAGA, from the coding sequence GTGGATTACCTCATCTCGCTCGCCCAGCAGCCCGCTGCCTGGGTGGCGCTCGTGACGCTGATCGCGATGGAAGTCGTGCTTGGCATCGACAACCTGGTTTTCATCTCGATCCTGACCAACAAGCTGCCCGCGCATCAACAGAAGCGCGCGCGCATGCTGGGTATCGGCATGGCGCTGTTCCTGCGTCTGGCCTTGCTCGGTACGGTTGCCTTCATCGTTCAGCTGACTCAGCCGGTCTTCGAGATCTTCGGCAAGGGCCTGTCATGGCGTGACATGATCCTGATCGCCGGTGGTCTGTTCCTGGTGTGGAAAGCCACCAAGGAAATCCATCACCATGTCGATCCCCCGCAAGAGGGCGACATGTTTGAAGGCAAGAAGGCCGTGGTACCCAGCTTTGCGGCCGCGATTGCGCAAATTCTGGTGCTTGACCTGGTGTTCTCGATCGACAGCATCATCACCGCCGTTGGCATGACCGAACACGTGCCAATCATGTTCATCGCCGTGATCTTTGCCGTGGTCGTGATGCTGGTCGCTGCCAATCCGCTGTCGGCGTTCATCGAACGCAATCCCACCGTGGTCATGCTGGCGCTCAGCTTCCTGGTGATGATCGGCATGACGCTGATTGCCGAAGGCTTTGGTGCCCATGTGCCCAAGGGCTACGTGTACGCAGCAATGGCGTTCTCGGGCCTGGTTGAATTGCTGAATCTGTTCGCGCGACGTGCGTCGAGCAAGAAGAAGCCGCCGGTCGCCGGGGCGTGA
- a CDS encoding MFS transporter, whose protein sequence is MKPWIRDALNPGVRPREVGAWALFDFANSGYTTVVLTAVFNAYFVGVVAGNADWATLAWTAALSASYLIVMLAMPALGAWADARAAKKRLLLISTTGCVIATTALALVGPGDIWLAVAAIIISNVAFSVGESVAGAFLPELARPEALGRVSGWGWSFGYLGGMLTLGLSLAVVLSAQEVGRGPADFVPVTMLLTAGVFAVAALPVFLVLRERASPQRAAGAVAPVKGVFRQLLVSWRDTHHYPDFRRLLICGVWYQAGIAVVITLAAVYAEQEMGFSAPQIMTLVFLVNISATLGAFGFGYLQDRIGHRTTLALTLFGWIAMVLMAYFATADIGFWIAAGLAGICMGSSQSAGRAMIGALAPTARVTEFFALWGFATRLASIIGPITYGLVTWVTGGNHRLAILITGVFFVFGLLVLRKIDMVRGAALAKQIS, encoded by the coding sequence ATGAAACCTTGGATACGCGACGCCCTGAATCCGGGCGTGCGCCCGCGCGAAGTCGGTGCCTGGGCACTGTTTGACTTCGCCAACTCCGGCTACACGACGGTGGTACTGACGGCGGTGTTCAACGCCTACTTCGTAGGCGTCGTGGCGGGCAATGCCGACTGGGCCACCTTGGCCTGGACGGCAGCGCTGTCTGCGTCCTATCTGATCGTCATGCTGGCGATGCCCGCGCTGGGTGCCTGGGCGGATGCGCGGGCGGCTAAAAAACGCTTGCTGCTGATCAGCACGACGGGCTGCGTGATCGCCACCACCGCGCTTGCGCTGGTCGGGCCGGGCGATATCTGGCTGGCGGTGGCGGCCATCATCATCTCCAACGTGGCGTTCAGCGTCGGGGAGTCGGTCGCAGGCGCGTTCCTGCCGGAACTGGCCCGGCCCGAGGCCCTGGGCCGCGTATCCGGCTGGGGCTGGAGCTTCGGTTATCTGGGCGGCATGTTGACGCTGGGATTGTCGCTCGCGGTGGTCTTGTCTGCGCAAGAGGTCGGGCGCGGGCCGGCCGACTTCGTGCCGGTCACCATGTTGCTCACGGCCGGGGTATTTGCCGTGGCCGCCTTGCCGGTGTTCCTGGTGCTGCGTGAACGGGCCAGCCCGCAGCGCGCAGCCGGCGCAGTCGCCCCGGTAAAAGGCGTGTTCCGGCAACTGCTGGTGTCTTGGCGTGACACGCACCACTACCCGGATTTCCGCCGCCTGCTGATCTGCGGCGTCTGGTATCAGGCAGGCATTGCGGTGGTGATCACCCTGGCGGCCGTCTATGCCGAGCAGGAAATGGGCTTTTCAGCACCCCAGATCATGACCTTGGTGTTCCTGGTGAACATCAGTGCCACGCTGGGTGCCTTCGGATTCGGTTATCTGCAAGACCGGATCGGCCATCGAACCACTCTGGCGCTGACCTTGTTCGGCTGGATCGCCATGGTGTTGATGGCCTACTTCGCAACCGCCGACATCGGTTTCTGGATTGCCGCAGGCCTGGCGGGCATCTGCATGGGGTCCAGCCAGAGCGCCGGGCGCGCCATGATCGGCGCATTGGCCCCCACGGCACGCGTGACCGAGTTCTTTGCGCTGTGGGGATTCGCCACGCGGCTGGCCTCGATCATCGGACCGATCACCTACGGCCTGGTGACCTGGGTAACGGGCGGCAATCACCGCTTGGCAATTCTCATCACCGGCGTCTTCTTCGTCTTCGGGCTATTGGTGTTACGCAAGATCGACATGGTGCGCGGCGCAGCCCTGGCCAAGCAGATCAGCTGA
- a CDS encoding heme-binding protein: protein MPTKPYLSAADVKIIANAAEAEALRNSWPVSIAIVDDGGHLLAFQRLDGASAMSAQICQAKANSSAISRKETKVYEDIINNGRHAFLTAPFNGFLEGGVPIVIDGHVVGAVGVSGVKSVEDAQIAKAGIDALTKG from the coding sequence ATGCCGACCAAGCCTTACCTCAGCGCCGCCGACGTCAAGATCATCGCCAATGCCGCCGAAGCCGAAGCGCTGCGCAACAGCTGGCCGGTGTCGATTGCCATCGTGGACGACGGCGGCCATCTGCTGGCCTTCCAGCGTCTGGATGGCGCGTCTGCCATGTCGGCACAGATCTGCCAGGCCAAGGCCAATTCCTCGGCGATCAGCCGCAAGGAAACCAAGGTCTATGAGGACATCATCAACAACGGCCGTCATGCATTCCTGACCGCGCCGTTCAACGGTTTCCTGGAAGGCGGCGTGCCGATCGTGATCGACGGCCACGTGGTAGGCGCAGTCGGCGTGTCGGGTGTGAAGTCGGTGGAAGATGCGCAGATCGCCAAGGCTGGCATCGACGCGCTGACCAAGGGCTGA
- a CDS encoding propionate--CoA ligase: MNQYHRAHRQSINERDEFWAAEAARIHWETPFTDVVDASRPPFSQWFVGGRTNLCFNAVDRWAKKQPEHTALIWHSTEVERENRYSYAELLAEVQAVAAGLVELGVGRGDRVLIYMPMIPEAVFTMLACARIGAVHSVVFGGFAAVSLANRIDDARPDVIVSADAGSRAGKILPYKPLLDDAIARSQHPPRAVVMVDRQLAAFQKVAGRDHDYAALRARHLGAEVPVAWLESSEPSYILYTSGTTGKPKGVQRDTGGYAVALATSMDYVFQCKAGDTFFCTSDIGWVVGHSYIVYGPLLSGMATVLYEGTPVRPDGAILWKLVEQERVNVLFSSPTAIRVLKKQDPALLSRHDVSSLRALYLAGEPLDEPTATWISQGLGKPVIDNYWQTESGWPILSAQPGIEQTPLKFGSPSFPVIGFDVRVFNESTGEELPAGEKGVVAIVPPLPPGALSTLWGDDQRFVDTYFSSIPNQQVYSTFDWGLVDKDGYWFILGRTDDVINVAGHRLGTREIEESISSHSNIAECAVVGIADALKGQVAVAFAVLKNTTVIESEAQRSAHEAEIMRQVDQQLGAVARPARVYFVTALPKTRSGKVLRRVIQAVCEGRAPGDVTTMEDPAALAQIQAAVG, encoded by the coding sequence ATGAATCAGTATCACCGCGCACATCGTCAATCGATCAACGAACGGGACGAATTCTGGGCTGCCGAAGCCGCCCGAATCCATTGGGAGACGCCGTTTACGGATGTTGTAGATGCCTCTCGACCACCGTTTTCGCAGTGGTTTGTCGGGGGACGGACCAACCTGTGTTTCAACGCGGTTGATCGGTGGGCAAAAAAGCAACCCGAGCATACGGCACTGATTTGGCACTCCACGGAAGTCGAGCGAGAGAATCGTTACAGTTACGCCGAGTTACTGGCAGAGGTTCAAGCGGTCGCGGCCGGGCTGGTAGAACTCGGGGTTGGGCGCGGCGATCGTGTGTTGATCTATATGCCGATGATTCCCGAGGCCGTTTTCACCATGCTGGCCTGCGCGCGAATCGGTGCCGTGCACTCGGTTGTCTTCGGCGGATTCGCCGCCGTCAGTCTGGCCAACCGCATCGACGACGCGCGTCCAGATGTGATCGTTTCTGCCGATGCGGGCTCTCGCGCCGGAAAAATCCTTCCCTACAAGCCGCTGCTGGACGATGCCATCGCCCGTAGTCAGCACCCGCCAAGAGCGGTGGTGATGGTCGATCGCCAACTGGCCGCGTTCCAGAAAGTGGCCGGCCGCGACCACGATTACGCCGCGCTGCGAGCGCGTCATCTGGGCGCAGAGGTGCCCGTTGCCTGGCTGGAATCGTCCGAGCCGAGTTACATACTGTATACATCGGGTACGACGGGCAAACCGAAGGGCGTTCAACGAGACACCGGTGGCTACGCAGTCGCGCTGGCAACCTCGATGGACTACGTGTTCCAGTGCAAGGCGGGCGACACCTTCTTTTGCACCAGCGACATCGGCTGGGTCGTTGGCCATTCTTATATTGTGTATGGACCCTTATTGAGCGGCATGGCAACCGTGCTGTATGAAGGCACGCCCGTGCGTCCCGACGGTGCGATCTTGTGGAAGCTGGTGGAACAAGAACGCGTCAATGTGCTGTTCTCATCGCCGACCGCCATCCGTGTCTTGAAGAAGCAAGACCCGGCGCTGCTGTCCCGCCACGACGTGTCCAGCCTGCGTGCCCTTTACCTGGCCGGTGAACCCCTGGACGAACCCACCGCCACTTGGATTTCACAAGGCCTGGGCAAGCCAGTGATCGACAACTACTGGCAGACCGAAAGCGGCTGGCCGATTCTGTCGGCACAGCCCGGCATCGAACAGACGCCCTTGAAGTTCGGCAGTCCGTCCTTCCCGGTGATCGGTTTTGACGTGCGTGTGTTCAATGAAAGCACGGGTGAAGAATTGCCGGCCGGCGAAAAAGGCGTGGTCGCCATCGTCCCGCCCTTGCCACCCGGCGCGCTCAGCACGCTGTGGGGCGACGACCAGCGCTTCGTCGACACCTACTTTTCATCGATTCCGAACCAGCAGGTGTATTCGACCTTCGATTGGGGATTGGTAGACAAGGACGGCTACTGGTTCATCCTGGGCCGTACCGACGACGTGATCAACGTGGCGGGGCACCGGCTGGGCACACGCGAGATCGAAGAGTCGATCAGCAGCCATTCGAACATCGCCGAATGCGCCGTGGTGGGCATTGCGGATGCCCTGAAGGGGCAAGTAGCCGTGGCCTTTGCGGTCTTGAAGAACACCACCGTGATCGAATCCGAAGCACAGCGATCGGCCCACGAAGCAGAAATCATGCGGCAAGTTGATCAGCAACTGGGCGCAGTCGCGCGCCCGGCGCGCGTCTATTTCGTCACCGCCTTGCCGAAGACACGTTCAGGCAAGGTACTGCGCCGCGTGATCCAGGCCGTATGCGAGGGCAGGGCACCGGGGGATGTGACGACGATGGAAGACCCCGCAGCGCTGGCGCAGATTCAGGCGGCGGTGGGGTGA
- a CDS encoding C40 family peptidase: protein MTLPLARTLAILALCAAPLAHAQEIMEFGNAAPRNLHEPLIADPTGPKLNRPSNTNKQPISLDRPLARPDMTVKPDMLSLKPDLMSILPQELSADDGDDPMVDGTAELALRAVQYLGIPYRRGGTGPTGFDCSGLVRFVFGEVLGLKLPHRAEEIVNMGQELKSKDLEPGDLVFYNTMGRRNSHVGIYLGDNRFVHAPSSGGVVRIESMELAYWKKRFNGARRIDVASLSSR, encoded by the coding sequence ATGACTTTGCCGCTTGCCCGTACCCTTGCCATCCTGGCGCTGTGCGCTGCCCCTCTGGCACATGCTCAGGAAATCATGGAGTTCGGCAATGCCGCTCCCCGCAACCTCCACGAACCCCTGATTGCGGACCCAACCGGTCCCAAACTGAATCGCCCCAGCAACACAAACAAACAGCCGATTTCGCTTGACCGCCCGCTGGCCCGACCGGACATGACGGTCAAGCCGGACATGCTGAGCCTCAAGCCTGACCTGATGAGCATTCTGCCGCAGGAGCTCAGCGCCGACGACGGGGATGACCCCATGGTTGACGGCACCGCTGAACTGGCCTTGCGCGCCGTGCAGTACCTGGGCATCCCCTACCGCCGTGGCGGCACCGGCCCCACTGGCTTTGATTGCAGCGGCCTGGTGCGATTTGTATTCGGCGAAGTCCTGGGTCTGAAACTTCCGCACCGCGCGGAAGAAATCGTGAACATGGGCCAGGAACTGAAGAGCAAAGACCTGGAGCCGGGCGATCTGGTGTTCTACAACACCATGGGCCGCCGCAATTCCCACGTTGGCATCTATCTCGGCGACAACCGATTCGTCCACGCACCGTCCAGCGGTGGCGTCGTGCGTATCGAAAGCATGGAACTCGCCTACTGGAAGAAGCGCTTCAACGGTGCCCGCCGCATTGACGTAGCGTCGCTGTCTTCTCGCTGA
- a CDS encoding DUF2325 domain-containing protein: MQSVSAVIVGADRLGNIPDLLKGHNIAITHHISGRDPSHQKKTLNLPSGTELVILLTDFLGHNVMKAFRQAAQRSGIKVVACRRSVCSMQQALENCGLCQGVPGACPKDGMKEAVISGPTSRRHQHVTHH, translated from the coding sequence ATGCAATCAGTCAGCGCAGTCATCGTCGGGGCGGATCGGCTTGGCAATATCCCCGATCTGCTCAAGGGGCACAACATTGCGATCACGCACCACATCAGCGGTCGTGATCCCTCACATCAGAAGAAAACCTTGAACCTGCCCTCGGGCACGGAACTGGTGATTCTGTTGACCGACTTCCTCGGTCACAATGTGATGAAAGCCTTCCGACAGGCTGCGCAGCGCTCGGGAATCAAGGTGGTGGCATGCCGCCGTTCGGTCTGCAGCATGCAGCAAGCGCTCGAGAACTGTGGACTGTGCCAAGGCGTGCCGGGCGCGTGTCCGAAAGATGGCATGAAGGAAGCCGTGATCAGTGGACCGACCTCGCGACGTCACCAGCACGTGACGCACCACTGA
- a CDS encoding CysB family HTH-type transcriptional regulator translates to MNLQQFKFVRETVRRDFNLTEAARMLFTSQPGVSKAIIELEDELGVKIFERHGKRIKGLTKPGVAVSQIVDRIMREIDNLRKVSDEFARRDEGGLVVACTHTQARYALPKVIPAFRAQFPKVHLSLMQGTPAQLAEMVLTEQADVAIATESLALTPGLATLPCYSWEHILVVAHSHPLAQLTQAQANELTLEQLAEHPLVTYDRAFTGRTAIDQAFAAKNLHPDVVLEAIDADVIKTYVELGMGVGIIAGMAFDPERDDRLVGIPVGRLFGLHTTRVGVKSGVFLRDYVYTFLELLAPSLTRDVIQSAIKPPENV, encoded by the coding sequence ATGAACCTCCAGCAATTCAAATTCGTCCGCGAAACCGTCCGGCGTGACTTCAACTTGACCGAAGCTGCGCGGATGCTCTTCACCTCGCAGCCCGGCGTGTCCAAGGCCATCATCGAGCTTGAAGACGAACTGGGCGTGAAAATTTTCGAACGCCACGGCAAACGCATCAAGGGGCTGACCAAGCCCGGCGTGGCCGTGTCCCAGATTGTTGACCGCATCATGCGCGAGATCGACAACCTGCGTAAGGTCAGCGACGAATTCGCGCGCCGTGACGAAGGTGGCCTTGTGGTTGCGTGCACGCACACCCAGGCGCGTTACGCCTTGCCGAAGGTGATCCCCGCTTTCCGTGCGCAGTTCCCCAAGGTGCACTTGTCGCTGATGCAAGGTACGCCGGCGCAATTGGCCGAGATGGTGCTGACCGAGCAGGCCGATGTGGCAATCGCCACCGAGTCACTGGCCCTGACACCAGGCCTGGCGACGCTGCCGTGCTACAGCTGGGAGCACATTCTGGTGGTGGCGCACAGCCATCCGCTGGCGCAGCTGACACAGGCACAAGCCAACGAGCTGACGCTGGAGCAACTGGCCGAACATCCCCTGGTGACTTACGACCGCGCCTTCACGGGCCGGACGGCAATCGACCAAGCGTTTGCTGCCAAGAACCTGCACCCCGATGTCGTGCTGGAAGCCATCGACGCCGATGTGATCAAGACCTATGTCGAACTTGGCATGGGGGTAGGGATCATTGCCGGCATGGCGTTTGACCCAGAGCGTGACGATCGCTTGGTAGGCATTCCCGTTGGACGCCTGTTTGGCCTGCATACCACCCGGGTCGGCGTGAAGTCGGGCGTTTTCCTGCGCGACTATGTGTACACCTTCCTGGAATTGCTGGCCCCCAGCCTGACGCGTGATGTTATCCAATCTGCCATCAAACCCCCAGAAAACGTATGA